A window of the Egibacter rhizosphaerae genome harbors these coding sequences:
- a CDS encoding VOC family protein, whose amino-acid sequence MKIHLTSVFVDDQRAALDFYTDVLGFQAHHDIPIGDDAWWLTVVSPEQPDGAQLLLEPAGHPAVKPYRDALVEDGIPLAQFGVDDVQSEYERLTERGVEFTQPPTDLGNVTMAVFDDTCGNLIQIVDRW is encoded by the coding sequence ATGAAGATCCACCTCACCAGCGTCTTCGTCGACGATCAGCGGGCAGCCCTCGACTTCTACACCGACGTCCTCGGCTTCCAAGCCCACCACGACATCCCCATCGGCGACGACGCCTGGTGGCTGACGGTCGTGTCACCCGAACAGCCCGACGGTGCGCAGCTGCTCTTGGAGCCCGCGGGCCATCCCGCCGTCAAGCCGTACCGAGACGCCCTCGTCGAGGACGGCATCCCACTGGCGCAGTTCGGCGTGGACGACGTCCAGTCCGAGTACGAACGGCTCACCGAGCGCGGCGTCGAGTTCACCCAACCCCCGACCGATCTCGGCAACGTCACGATGGCCGTGTTCGACGACACCTGCGGCAACCTCATCCAGATCGTCGACCGTTGGTGA
- a CDS encoding FAD-dependent oxidoreductase — protein MGQDRTALVIGGGVAGPVAAEALRRAGIEAVVYEAYADSAEDVGAFLGLGLNGIDALRAVDMDAPVLDRGFATPRMVIANGNGRVLADFPNGGTLPDGTRAITIARPDLCAALREQGEQRGIRIEHGQRLVDARATSEGVRAVFADGSTAEADLLVGADGIGSATRRAIDASAPEASYVGFLNTGGYARGLDLDTEPGVTHLVFGKRCFFGHVKAPDGTIWWFANPPRAVEPAPGELAAISPDEWRSHLMELFAEDRTPAIGAIEHTDRIFAGWVTYDMPSVPTWHPSG, from the coding sequence ATGGGACAGGACCGCACCGCGCTGGTGATCGGGGGAGGGGTCGCCGGACCCGTCGCAGCCGAGGCGCTGCGCCGAGCCGGCATCGAGGCGGTGGTGTACGAGGCGTACGCCGACAGTGCCGAGGACGTGGGCGCGTTCCTCGGTCTCGGGCTCAACGGCATCGACGCGCTCCGCGCGGTCGACATGGACGCGCCGGTGCTCGACCGGGGGTTCGCCACGCCACGGATGGTGATCGCCAACGGCAACGGCCGGGTGCTGGCCGATTTCCCGAACGGCGGGACGCTGCCGGACGGGACGCGCGCGATCACGATCGCCCGCCCCGACTTGTGCGCCGCGCTGCGTGAGCAGGGCGAGCAGCGCGGCATCCGCATCGAGCACGGCCAACGGCTGGTCGACGCCCGTGCGACCTCCGAGGGGGTGCGGGCGGTGTTCGCCGATGGGAGCACCGCCGAGGCGGACCTGCTGGTCGGCGCTGACGGGATCGGGTCCGCCACCCGGCGGGCCATCGACGCGTCCGCCCCCGAGGCGAGCTACGTCGGATTCCTCAACACCGGGGGGTACGCCCGCGGGCTCGACCTCGACACGGAGCCGGGCGTGACCCACCTCGTCTTCGGTAAGCGCTGCTTCTTCGGCCACGTCAAGGCACCGGACGGGACGATCTGGTGGTTCGCCAACCCCCCGCGCGCGGTCGAGCCTGCACCCGGCGAGCTCGCGGCGATCTCACCCGACGAGTGGCGCAGCCACCTCATGGAGCTGTTCGCCGAGGACCGCACGCCCGCGATCGGGGCGATCGAGCACACCGACCGCATCTTCGCCGGCTGGGTCACCTACGACATGCCGTCGGTGCCGACGTGGCACCCGAGCGGATGA
- a CDS encoding TetR/AcrR family transcriptional regulator, translating into MSTERRAEILRAAREIAMRGGLAAISVRSVAAEAGIGASTLRHYFPTQRELHDAVAAALMDEQLDDLRIADAGLDPAARLTECLAQFLPQSDERIHDLDRWLALHHAVRKGEADPAPLAAMSARAAERIDAWLETLAEEGVLRDAPRQRHLATVLAVVDGVCLGLLTGTSLATVADALEVVDATVRHTVVASGRAP; encoded by the coding sequence ATGAGTACCGAGCGACGGGCCGAGATCCTGCGTGCCGCCCGCGAGATCGCGATGCGGGGAGGGCTCGCAGCGATCAGCGTCCGCTCGGTGGCAGCGGAGGCGGGCATCGGGGCCTCGACGCTGCGCCACTACTTCCCGACCCAGCGGGAACTGCACGACGCCGTGGCGGCGGCGTTGATGGACGAGCAACTCGATGACCTGCGCATCGCCGATGCCGGACTCGATCCGGCGGCGCGGCTGACCGAGTGTCTCGCTCAGTTCCTCCCGCAGAGCGACGAGCGCATCCACGATCTGGACCGGTGGCTGGCGCTGCACCACGCCGTCCGCAAGGGCGAGGCCGACCCCGCACCGTTGGCGGCGATGAGCGCGCGCGCCGCCGAGCGGATCGACGCCTGGTTGGAAACCCTGGCCGAGGAGGGTGTGCTGCGGGACGCGCCCCGGCAGCGGCACCTCGCCACGGTCCTCGCGGTGGTGGACGGGGTGTGCCTCGGGTTGCTGACCGGCACCAGCCTGGCCACCGTCGCCGACGCGCTCGAGGTCGTGGACGCCACGGTCCGACACACGGTCGTCGCGTCCGGGCGCGCCCCCTAG
- a CDS encoding ArsR/SmtB family transcription factor, whose amino-acid sequence MTDVFKALADETRRLILDELATRDGQTLFEICSLLIARHGINSSRQAISQHLTVLESAGLVTVQWRGRSKLHYLNREPLADLTQRWLNPGKDAS is encoded by the coding sequence GTGACCGACGTGTTCAAGGCCCTGGCCGACGAGACCCGCCGTCTGATCCTCGACGAACTGGCCACCCGCGACGGACAAACCTTGTTCGAGATCTGCTCCCTGCTCATCGCCCGGCACGGCATCAACTCCAGCCGGCAGGCGATCTCGCAGCACCTCACCGTGCTCGAGTCCGCTGGCCTGGTCACGGTGCAGTGGCGTGGGCGCTCGAAGCTCCACTACCTCAACCGCGAACCCCTCGCCGACCTCACCCAGCGGTGGCTGAACCCCGGAAAGGACGCCTCATGA
- a CDS encoding ATP-binding cassette domain-containing protein, producing MLTDVCAQVPASGITVVIGPSGAGKSTLLRLCNRLDVPTTGTVTYRGADLAGLDPLELRRRVGMVFQTPTPFAGTVRDNLVVAAPAGDDDRFAAALTAAALDPALLDRDADSLSGGEAQRACLARTLVADCEALLLDEPTSALDAAPKHAFERLAVDLAARGTPMLWVTHELAQLQRIADGVLALVDGALVHAGTPEGLRDVAELDTFLSDGGAS from the coding sequence GTGCTCACCGACGTGTGCGCACAGGTGCCGGCGTCCGGCATCACCGTGGTGATCGGCCCGTCCGGGGCGGGCAAGTCGACGCTGTTGCGCCTGTGCAACCGGCTGGACGTGCCCACCACCGGAACGGTGACCTATCGCGGCGCCGACCTCGCAGGTCTCGACCCGCTTGAGCTCCGCCGCCGCGTCGGCATGGTCTTCCAGACGCCGACGCCGTTCGCCGGCACGGTCCGCGACAACCTCGTCGTCGCCGCGCCCGCCGGCGACGACGACCGGTTCGCCGCCGCGTTGACCGCCGCCGCACTCGACCCTGCGTTGCTCGACCGGGACGCCGACAGCCTCTCGGGCGGCGAAGCCCAACGCGCCTGCCTGGCACGCACGCTCGTGGCCGACTGCGAGGCGCTGTTGCTCGACGAGCCGACCTCCGCGCTGGACGCCGCCCCCAAGCACGCGTTCGAGCGTCTCGCGGTCGACTTGGCGGCCCGGGGGACGCCGATGCTGTGGGTCACCCACGAGCTCGCGCAGTTGCAACGCATCGCCGACGGCGTGCTCGCCCTCGTCGACGGAGCGCTGGTCCACGCGGGCACCCCCGAAGGACTCCGCGACGTCGCCGAGCTCGACACCTTCCTCTCCGATGGAGGAGCATCATGA
- a CDS encoding ATP-binding cassette domain-containing protein, which translates to MPIAPNPPAIAATGLCKSYGDHLVLDGIDLHVAEGTVSALLGPNGAGKTTIVNILSTLVGADQGHVEVFGHDLTAEPDEVRAAIGLTGQFSAVDEVFTGRENLRLMADLHHLPRDAGRRRVAGLLERFDLVDAADTPVHTYSGGMRRRLDLAMTLVGRPRLIFLDEPTTGLDPRSRRGLWEIVRELVADGVTVFLTTQYMEEADQLADRIVVLDRGTVVAEGSPDELKRRLPGGHVQLEFANVDDLEAAATRLDAAVRDEAALALRVPGDGSLQTLRGLLHELDAAAVDVASWSVHHPDLDDVFLTLTGHPTATAGSEPASAAPTTENES; encoded by the coding sequence ATGCCCATCGCACCCAACCCGCCAGCGATCGCCGCCACCGGCCTGTGCAAGTCCTACGGCGACCACCTCGTCCTCGACGGCATCGACCTGCACGTCGCCGAGGGGACCGTGTCCGCGCTGCTCGGCCCGAACGGGGCCGGCAAGACCACGATCGTGAACATTCTGTCCACGCTGGTCGGCGCCGATCAGGGCCACGTCGAGGTCTTCGGTCACGACCTGACCGCCGAGCCCGACGAGGTTCGCGCGGCGATCGGTCTGACCGGCCAGTTCTCCGCCGTCGACGAGGTGTTCACGGGCCGCGAGAACCTGCGGCTCATGGCCGATCTGCACCACCTTCCACGGGATGCGGGGCGTCGACGCGTCGCCGGACTGCTGGAGCGCTTCGACCTCGTGGACGCCGCCGACACGCCGGTGCACACCTACTCCGGCGGGATGCGGCGACGGCTCGACCTCGCCATGACGTTGGTCGGTCGGCCACGGCTGATCTTCCTGGACGAGCCGACCACCGGCCTCGATCCCCGCAGCCGCCGTGGCCTGTGGGAGATCGTCCGCGAGCTCGTCGCCGACGGGGTCACGGTCTTTCTCACCACCCAGTACATGGAGGAGGCCGACCAGCTCGCCGACCGCATCGTCGTGCTCGACCGTGGGACGGTCGTGGCCGAGGGCAGCCCCGACGAGCTCAAGCGTCGCCTGCCCGGCGGGCACGTCCAACTCGAGTTCGCCAACGTCGACGACCTCGAGGCGGCCGCGACCCGTCTTGACGCAGCCGTGCGCGACGAGGCGGCGCTCGCGCTGCGCGTGCCCGGCGACGGCAGCCTGCAGACGCTGCGTGGGCTCCTCCACGAGCTCGACGCGGCCGCGGTCGACGTCGCCTCGTGGTCGGTGCACCACCCCGATCTCGACGACGTCTTCCTCACCCTGACCGGGCACCCGACCGCGACAGCCGGCTCCGAGCCCGCGTCCGCCGCACCGACCACGGAGAACGAGTCATGA
- a CDS encoding SDR family oxidoreductase translates to MTTPTHTTERVACITGAASGIGASIARRLAEDGLHVALNDLPDQREALDDLAAEVQSRGVRATVVPGDISEAGGPDDVVARLVSELGQLDVMVSNAGIAEVKPLLEVSAEDWDRMLGINLRGMFLTYTAAARQMIEQGRGGKIIGAASLVAHRPFPMLGHYVASKYGVRGLTQNAAAEWAKHGITVNAYCPGIVDTPMWDLIDERLAEEEGLEPGEAKQKYTEQMISLGRMQRPEDVVGFVSYLASPDSDYMTGQSVIVDGGIHFV, encoded by the coding sequence ATGACCACCCCCACCCACACCACCGAGCGTGTCGCGTGCATCACCGGGGCCGCGTCCGGCATCGGCGCGAGCATCGCCCGCCGACTCGCCGAAGACGGCCTGCACGTCGCTCTCAATGACCTCCCCGACCAACGTGAGGCGCTCGACGACCTCGCCGCCGAGGTCCAGTCACGCGGGGTCCGGGCCACCGTGGTGCCCGGCGATATCTCCGAGGCCGGCGGTCCCGACGACGTGGTCGCGCGGCTCGTCAGCGAGCTCGGTCAGCTCGACGTGATGGTCTCCAACGCCGGGATCGCCGAGGTGAAGCCACTGCTCGAGGTGTCCGCCGAGGACTGGGACCGCATGCTCGGCATCAACCTGCGCGGCATGTTCCTCACCTACACCGCCGCCGCGCGCCAGATGATCGAGCAGGGCCGCGGCGGCAAGATCATCGGAGCCGCATCGCTCGTCGCGCACCGGCCGTTCCCCATGCTCGGGCACTACGTCGCCTCCAAGTACGGCGTTCGCGGCCTGACCCAGAACGCCGCCGCGGAATGGGCCAAGCACGGCATCACCGTCAACGCCTACTGCCCCGGCATCGTCGACACGCCCATGTGGGACCTCATCGACGAACGCCTCGCCGAGGAGGAGGGCCTCGAGCCGGGTGAGGCGAAGCAGAAGTACACCGAGCAGATGATCTCCCTCGGACGCATGCAGCGCCCCGAGGACGTCGTCGGCTTCGTCTCCTACCTCGCCTCGCCCGACAGCGACTACATGACCGGCCAGTCGGTCATCGTCGACGGGGGCATCCACTTCGTGTGA
- a CDS encoding FAD-dependent monooxygenase, with translation MAPERMIIIGDAAHAVSPSAGQGASMAIEDAVVLAQCLRDVPAIPRAFERYEQLRRDRVESVVAQGRRNGQGKTAGAFGRVTRDLFMPLAMRAMFRGGRDPFRWQWDHHIDWDAPVTSPAPSVALPPRQ, from the coding sequence GTGGCACCCGAGCGGATGATCATCATCGGCGACGCGGCCCATGCCGTGTCCCCCTCGGCCGGGCAGGGCGCCTCCATGGCCATCGAGGACGCGGTCGTCCTCGCCCAGTGTCTGCGTGACGTGCCGGCCATCCCCCGGGCGTTCGAGCGCTACGAGCAATTGCGCCGCGACCGCGTGGAGTCCGTCGTCGCTCAGGGCCGCCGCAACGGCCAGGGCAAGACGGCCGGCGCGTTCGGGCGCGTCACCCGCGACCTGTTCATGCCGCTGGCGATGCGCGCGATGTTCCGAGGTGGCCGGGACCCGTTCCGGTGGCAGTGGGACCACCACATCGACTGGGACGCGCCCGTGACCAGCCCAGCTCCCTCGGTGGCGCTCCCACCACGGCAGTAG
- a CDS encoding nucleotidyl transferase AbiEii/AbiGii toxin family protein, with amino-acid sequence MSDLQRTLRDLVDRLREAGVHLALVGGLAVSAHTEPRFTRDVDLAVAVADDTAAEEVVRRLVPPYVLLASLEHDSLERLAAVRLGSEPGHETAVADLLFASSGIEQELTDDAEALEVFPGLIVPVARIGHLLALKLLSREAQRPQDDVDLVALLGVADGEERARATDALHRIVQRGTHRGRDLLAAWEELVNAHHRGDTAAGADG; translated from the coding sequence GTGAGTGACCTGCAGCGCACCCTCCGCGACCTCGTTGACCGGCTCCGGGAGGCGGGCGTGCATCTCGCGCTCGTCGGGGGCCTCGCCGTGTCGGCCCACACCGAACCCCGCTTCACCCGTGACGTCGATCTGGCCGTCGCCGTCGCCGACGACACGGCCGCGGAAGAAGTCGTGCGCCGGCTGGTGCCGCCCTACGTGCTGCTGGCCTCCCTCGAGCACGACTCGCTGGAGCGACTGGCCGCGGTCCGGCTCGGTTCGGAACCCGGCCACGAAACGGCGGTCGCGGACCTGCTGTTCGCCTCCTCCGGCATCGAGCAGGAACTGACCGACGATGCCGAAGCGCTCGAGGTCTTCCCCGGCCTGATCGTTCCGGTCGCCCGCATCGGCCACCTCCTGGCCCTGAAGCTGCTGTCGCGCGAGGCACAGCGCCCTCAGGACGACGTGGATCTCGTCGCGCTCCTCGGCGTCGCCGACGGGGAAGAGCGAGCCCGGGCAACGGACGCGCTTCACCGAATCGTCCAGCGTGGGACCCATCGGGGCCGTGACCTCCTGGCCGCGTGGGAGGAGCTGGTGAACGCACACCATCGGGGCGACACGGCAGCCGGCGCGGACGGATAG
- a CDS encoding response regulator transcription factor: MTASSEPVRVLLADDQTLVRAGFRLILERDEGIEVVGEAGDGQEAVDLARRLMPDVVLMDVRMPLMDGLEATRRILADPRTEASKVVVLTTFEVDDYVFDALRAGASGFLLKETDPAELRQAVHVVRSGQALLSPSVTRRVIAQFARAADQRPTEPERLDRLTARERDVLALVAEGLTNDEVGQRLFMSPATAKTHVSRAMSKLDARDRAQLVVIAFETGLVGRG; this comes from the coding sequence GTGACCGCCTCGAGCGAACCGGTGCGGGTCCTGCTGGCCGATGACCAGACGCTCGTGCGCGCCGGGTTTCGGCTGATCCTCGAACGCGACGAGGGCATCGAGGTGGTCGGGGAGGCCGGCGATGGGCAGGAGGCCGTCGACCTGGCGCGACGGCTGATGCCCGACGTCGTGCTGATGGACGTGCGCATGCCGCTCATGGACGGGCTCGAGGCCACGCGTCGCATCCTCGCGGACCCGCGCACCGAGGCGAGCAAGGTCGTGGTGCTGACCACGTTCGAGGTGGACGACTACGTGTTCGACGCGTTGCGCGCCGGGGCGAGCGGCTTCTTGCTCAAGGAGACCGACCCCGCGGAGCTGCGCCAGGCCGTTCACGTGGTCAGGTCGGGGCAGGCGCTGTTGTCGCCGAGCGTGACCCGACGGGTGATCGCGCAGTTCGCTCGCGCCGCTGACCAGCGCCCCACCGAGCCCGAGCGGCTCGACCGGCTCACCGCGCGGGAGCGCGACGTGCTCGCTCTGGTCGCGGAAGGGTTGACCAACGACGAGGTCGGCCAGCGACTGTTCATGAGTCCGGCCACGGCGAAGACGCACGTCAGTCGAGCCATGAGCAAGCTCGATGCCCGTGACCGTGCACAGCTCGTCGTGATCGCCTTCGAGACCGGCCTGGTCGGGCGAGGCTAG
- a CDS encoding DUF4097 family beta strand repeat-containing protein, which translates to MQTFHTPEPITAVIDVALGAVHLIASDRTDTVVTVNPSDRTREADVEAAEKTRIEHDSDGLAVRGHAPSGLGKLVGPSSRSGWVSVVIELPAGSDVEVDAQVGDVRADGRLGEVRVKTNGEIRCDDTGPARLETRAGAVTLGRAGGRVTVVAAGEVRITAVQGEAEVKNLNGRTWIGEVTGELRVRSSNSDITIGRTHGPIEARTANGAISVGEVTGGRINLATGSGQVDVGIHAGTAAWVDAHSRFGRITRDLDDAHGPGDDGATAEIRARTSFGDIAIHRA; encoded by the coding sequence ATGCAGACGTTCCACACGCCCGAGCCGATCACCGCGGTGATCGACGTCGCGCTCGGTGCGGTCCACCTGATCGCGAGCGACCGGACGGACACCGTCGTCACCGTGAACCCGAGCGACCGCACGCGCGAAGCCGATGTTGAGGCGGCCGAGAAGACCCGCATCGAGCACGACAGCGACGGGCTCGCGGTCCGCGGTCACGCTCCCAGTGGTCTCGGCAAGCTCGTCGGACCGAGCTCCCGTTCGGGATGGGTGTCGGTCGTGATCGAGCTGCCTGCGGGCTCGGACGTCGAGGTGGACGCACAGGTCGGCGACGTTCGTGCCGACGGTCGTCTCGGCGAGGTCCGCGTCAAGACGAACGGCGAGATCCGGTGCGACGACACCGGCCCGGCCCGGCTCGAGACACGCGCCGGCGCCGTGACGCTCGGTCGTGCCGGCGGACGGGTGACGGTCGTCGCTGCCGGCGAGGTGCGCATCACCGCGGTCCAGGGCGAGGCCGAGGTGAAGAACCTCAACGGCCGCACCTGGATCGGTGAGGTCACCGGCGAGCTGCGGGTCCGCTCGTCCAACAGCGACATCACCATCGGCCGGACCCACGGGCCGATCGAAGCCAGGACCGCGAACGGCGCGATCAGCGTGGGCGAGGTGACCGGCGGCAGGATCAACCTCGCGACGGGCTCCGGCCAGGTCGACGTGGGAATTCACGCGGGCACCGCCGCCTGGGTCGACGCACACTCGCGCTTCGGGCGGATCACCCGGGACCTCGACGACGCGCACGGGCCCGGGGACGACGGGGCGACCGCCGAGATCCGCGCCCGCACGTCTTTCGGCGACATCGCCATCCACCGCGCCTGA
- a CDS encoding toxin-antitoxin system HicB family antitoxin, with product MDLTPYIDRLRRDLAVAAEAGGDEARALADRLSAPLESAAQLVLLEALTAATEEITVELAPGSVEVRLRGREPDFVVTLPPSAEGADVSASDDADRAGSEPGGLALGVAGRDAFADEGGTARLNLRLPETLKARMEEAARAEGLSLNAWLVRAAAAALDAGERRSQHARPGGASGGQRFTGWVR from the coding sequence ATGGATCTCACTCCGTACATCGACCGTTTGCGCCGTGACCTGGCCGTGGCCGCCGAAGCCGGTGGTGACGAGGCCCGCGCGCTTGCGGACCGGCTCTCCGCGCCACTCGAGTCGGCCGCGCAGCTCGTGCTCCTCGAGGCGCTGACCGCTGCCACCGAGGAGATCACCGTCGAGCTCGCCCCGGGCTCGGTGGAGGTCCGCCTACGCGGCCGCGAGCCCGACTTCGTGGTGACGCTGCCCCCGTCCGCCGAGGGAGCCGACGTCTCCGCCAGCGACGACGCCGACCGGGCGGGCTCCGAGCCGGGAGGGCTGGCGCTCGGCGTGGCCGGACGGGACGCCTTCGCCGACGAGGGGGGCACGGCACGGCTCAACCTCCGCCTCCCCGAGACGCTCAAGGCCCGCATGGAGGAAGCAGCCCGCGCCGAAGGGCTGTCCCTCAACGCCTGGCTGGTCCGCGCGGCGGCTGCGGCGCTCGACGCCGGGGAGCGGCGGAGTCAGCACGCCCGGCCCGGGGGCGCCAGCGGCGGCCAGCGCTTCACCGGCTGGGTTCGGTAG
- a CDS encoding sensor histidine kinase: protein MASVRDGVRGVVGRYRRYRRAGGRARSWVPDVGFATGVCAVAFASLALSDEPAVRAVDVGAYGLLAGGSALLLLRRRQPVAVLAAVAVVALMSFALGYPGGPPTVVLMAAIYAAAAAGRQAWTWSAVGLFAGVGSVYRALVEGDPLVTIALNSALFVLVALLGDAVSSRRALRGEAAARLRHAEEERERDAQRRVLDERLRIARELHDVMAHTLSTVTVQAGAAADSLDERPEAARTAVATIRGSTRQAMSELRATVSVLRDGDQRSGLAPTPGLVDLPPLIESVEHAGLTVALHVEAGERPLPAAAELTAYRLVQEALTNVVRHAGAATATVVVAREGDTLVVTIDDDGCGTAAVSQPGFGLQGMRERAEAVGGWLRAGPRAQGGFRVGADLPVGELTR, encoded by the coding sequence ATGGCGTCTGTCCGTGACGGGGTGCGCGGCGTGGTGGGCCGGTACCGGCGATATCGCCGCGCGGGCGGTCGGGCGAGGTCGTGGGTGCCCGATGTCGGGTTCGCGACGGGGGTGTGCGCGGTCGCCTTCGCTTCGCTGGCGTTGTCCGACGAGCCTGCGGTCCGGGCGGTCGACGTCGGCGCCTATGGGCTTCTGGCTGGGGGGTCTGCGTTGCTGCTCCTGCGGCGCCGCCAGCCCGTGGCGGTTCTCGCCGCGGTCGCTGTGGTGGCCCTGATGTCGTTCGCGTTGGGCTACCCCGGTGGCCCGCCGACGGTGGTTCTGATGGCCGCGATCTACGCGGCGGCAGCGGCGGGGCGACAAGCTTGGACGTGGTCGGCGGTCGGGCTGTTCGCGGGGGTTGGCTCGGTGTACCGGGCGCTGGTCGAGGGCGACCCGCTCGTGACGATCGCGTTGAACTCGGCGTTGTTCGTGCTCGTCGCGTTGCTCGGTGATGCGGTGTCCAGCCGCCGTGCACTGCGGGGGGAGGCCGCGGCGCGGCTTCGTCACGCGGAGGAGGAGCGCGAGCGGGACGCGCAGCGGCGTGTGCTCGACGAGCGTCTCCGCATCGCTCGTGAGCTCCACGACGTGATGGCGCACACCCTCAGCACCGTGACGGTGCAGGCCGGCGCGGCGGCGGACAGCCTCGACGAACGGCCGGAGGCTGCCCGCACCGCCGTGGCGACGATTCGGGGCAGCACCCGCCAAGCGATGTCGGAGCTGCGGGCGACCGTCAGCGTCCTGCGCGACGGCGACCAACGCTCCGGGCTCGCTCCCACCCCTGGACTCGTGGATCTGCCGCCGCTGATCGAGTCGGTGGAGCATGCGGGCCTGACCGTCGCGCTGCACGTCGAGGCGGGTGAGCGGCCGTTGCCGGCCGCCGCGGAGCTGACCGCTTACCGACTGGTCCAGGAGGCGCTGACCAACGTGGTGCGCCATGCCGGTGCGGCCACCGCGACTGTCGTCGTTGCGCGTGAGGGCGACACCCTCGTGGTGACGATCGACGATGACGGGTGCGGCACTGCCGCGGTCAGCCAGCCGGGCTTCGGGTTGCAGGGAATGCGCGAACGCGCAGAGGCGGTCGGTGGCTGGTTGCGCGCGGGTCCGCGGGCCCAGGGAGGGTTTCGCGTCGGGGCGGACCTGCCGGTCGGGGAGCTGACGCGGTGA